The following coding sequences are from one Sciurus carolinensis chromosome 11, mSciCar1.2, whole genome shotgun sequence window:
- the LOC124959680 gene encoding putative olfactory receptor 10D3 — MNNYTSVKEFILLGLPHTEGLENMIFVLFLAFYLLALLGNLLILATILASSNLHTPMYFFLGNLSVFDIFFPSVNSPKMMASLAGRSRTISYQGCASQVFFYHTLGGTECFLYTVMAYDRFVAICHPMRYTVIMSHRVCTSLTVCTWLGGCVHGSVLAFLIFRLPYCGPNEVDSFFCDIPAVLSLACADTSLAQMVSFTNIGVVALVCFLLILTSYTRIVLSILKIRSSEGRRRAFSTCSAHLTSILLVYGPVILVYLRPASSPWLDSVVQVLNNVITPSLNPLIYSLRNKDVKVAMRKMVTQLAHPSLL; from the coding sequence ATGAACAACTACACCTCCGTGAAGGAGTTCATCCTGTTGGGACTTCCTCACACTGAAGGGCTGGAGAACATGATCTTTGTCCTGTTTCTGGCCTTCTACCTCTTGGCcctgctggggaacctgctcatcttGGCCACCATTCTGGCTTCGTCCAACCTGCACacccccatgtatttcttcctgggAAACCTGTCAGTGTTTGACatcttcttcccttctgtaaATTCCCCCAAGATGATGGCCTCCCTGGCGGGGAGAAGCCGCACCATCTCTTACCAGGGTTGTGCCTCCCAGGTCTTCTTCTACCACACCCTGGGTGGCACCGAGTGCTTCCTCTACacggtgatggcctatgaccgctttgtggccatttgtcaccccATGCGCTACACAGTCATCATGAGCCACAGGGTGTGCACCAGCCTGACAGTGTGCACGTGGCTGGGGGGCTGTGTGCATGGGAGCGTCCTGGCGTTCCTCATCTTTAGGTTGCCCTACTGTGGGCCCAATGAGGTGGACAGTTTTTTCTGTGATATTCCGGCGGTGCTGTCCCTGGCCTGTGCAGACACTTCTCTGGCTCAGATGGTGAGTTTCACCAACATAGGTGTGGTTGCCCTGGTGTGTTTTCTCCTCATCCTGACTTCTTACACCCGCATTGTTCTCTCTATATTGAAAATCCGTTCCTCTGAAGGCAGGCGCagagccttctccacctgcagtGCCCACCTGACCTCCATCCTCTTGGTCTATGGACCTGTGATTCTTGTCTATCTCAGACCTGCTTCCAGCCCCTGGCTGGATTCTGTTGTTCAGGTGTTAAACAATGTCATCACTCCTTCCCTCAATCCTTTGATTTATTCCTTGAGAAACAAGGATGTGAAAGTGGCCATGAGGAAGATGGTAACTCAACTGGCTCACCCTTCTCTGCTGTAA